The DNA segment AAAAACAATATCTTTTAGGATTTTTGATTTTACTTACTACCACCATTGGAATGTTTCCAAGTGGAGTATATGCTAATGAAGCAATTGATTCTGACGGTGATGGAGTTCCAAATAACCTAGATCAATGCCCTCATCTTCTAGAAGACTATGATCCACAATATGGAAATAACATTGATGGTTGTCCAGCAGACTTTGTACCATGGTATGATGAAGATTATGATGGCATTCAAGACCACATTGATAATTGTCCAACTCTAAAAGAGACATACAACAGATTCCAAGATGAAGATGGTTGCCCTGATACACTTCCAGGAACTAAAGTTGGAGGATCTCCAGATTCTGACGGTGATGGAATTAATGATTATAAAGATCATTGCCCAAACCAACCTGAAACTTTTAATGGAATTCTTGATTTAGATGGATGTCCAGATAATTATATTTTAAAAACTGATAGAGATCAAGATGGAATTCCAGATGCAATAGATGCATGTCCAACTGCTAAAGAAACATGGAATAAATTCCAAGATGATGACGGCTGTCCAGATATTATTTCCAAATCATTTGTCGTTGATTCAGATAATGATGGAATATTGAATATCCATGATACATGCATACTGGAACTTGAAACTTATAATTTCTTCCAAGATGATGACGGCTGCCCAGATGTTAATAACATACAACCTGATTCTGACGGTGATGGTATTCCAGATGTAATCGATATGTGTCCCACACAAAATGAAACATGGAACAAATATTTTGACACTGATGGCTGTCCAGATACTTTACCAGTTGGAAATGTCATAATTGATAGTGATGGTGATGGAATAAACGATAATGTTGATTTGTGTATAAATGAAAAAGAAACCTGGAACAAGTATCTTGATAATGACGGCTGTCCAGACATTGCACCTGAGCAGTCAAGATACAAGCATGATGCTGATTTGGATGGTATTATCAATCAAAATGATCTCTGTCCATTTGATCCTGAAGACTATGATGGAGACAGAGATACAGATGGATGTCCTGACCAATAGGTGTATCGAAGAATGAAAAAACAATATCTTTTAGGATTTTTGATTTTACTTACTACCACCATTGGAATGTTTCCAAGTGGAGTATATGCTAATGAAGCAATTGATTCTGACGGTGATGGAGTTCCAAATAACCTCGATTACTGTCCTCATCTTCTAGAAGACTATGATCCACAATATGGAAATAACATTGATGGTTGTCCAGCAGACTTTGTACCATGGTATGATGCTGATTATGATGGCATTCAAGACCACATTGATAATTGTCCAACTGTAAAAGAGACATACAACAGATTCCAAGATGAAGATGGCTGTCCTGATACACTTCCAGGAACTAAAGTTGGAGGATCTCCAGATTCTGACGGTGATGGATATCCTGATTATATGGATTTGTGTCCAAATCGTCCTGAAACATTCAATGGCATTGATGATAAAGACGGTTGTCCTGATGATGCTTCAAGTTTAAAAGATACTGATAGAGATGGAATTTCTGATAATTTAGATGCGTGTCCTCTAGAATCTGAAACCTACAACTTCTACTTGGATCAAGACGGCTGCCCTGATAATGTAGATACACTCACTACACAATACCAATTCCCAGATTCTGACGGTGATGGAATTGATGATAGATGGGATCAATGTTTAAACGAACCTGAAAACTATAATGATTATCTAGATAAAGATGGCTGTCCAGATGTACCTGGAATTTCACAATCTGCATTACCTGATTCTGATTATGATCTGATTCCAGATATATATGACGCATGTCCATTTGAGCGTGAAAACTATAACAAATTCCAAGATTCTGACGGCTGTCCCGATGAAATTGAACTTTCAGTCTCAGGTGATTCTGACGGTGATGGAATTCCTAATAGTGTTGATCAATGTCCTTATTCTAAAGAAACTTACAACAAATTCCAAGATGATGACGGTTGCCCTGATACACTTCCAGGAACTAAAGTTGGAGGATCTCCAGATTCTGACGGTGATGGAATTGTTGATAATCTAGATCGTTGTCCAAACCAACCAGAAACATATAATGGATTTTTAGATTCTGACGGCTGTCCTGATAACTCTGACTCTATTCTTGATTCAGATAATGATGGAATATTGAATATCAATGATGCATGCATACTGGAACCTGAAACTTATAATTTCTTCCAAGATTCTGACGGCTGCCCAGATTCAAACGATTCTATGACTTCATCCTATCTATTCCCAGATTCTGACGGTGATGGAATTGATGATAGATGGGATCAATGTTTAAACGAACCTGAAAACTATAATGATTATCTAGATAAAGATGGCTGTCCAGATGTACCTGGAATTTCACAATCTGCATTACCTGATTCTGATTATGATCTGATTCCAGATATATATGACGCATGTCCATTTGAGCGTGAAAACTATAACAAATTCCAAGATTCTGACGGCTGTCCCGATGAAATTGAACTTTCAGTCTCAGGTGATTCTGACGGTGATGGAATTCCTAATAGTGTTGATCAATGTCCTTATTCTAAAGAAACTTACAACAAATTCCAAGATGATGACGGTTGCCCTGATACACTTCCAGGAACTAAAGTTGGAGGATCTCCAGATTCTGACGGTGATGGAATTGTTGATAATCTAGATCGTTGTCCAAACCAACCAGAAACATATAATGGATTTTTAGATTCTGACGGCTGTCCTGATAACTCTGACTCTATTCTTGATTCAGATAATGATGGAATATTGAATATCAATGATGCATGCATACTGGAACCTGAAACTTATAATTTCTTCCAAGATTCTGACGGCTGCCCAGATTCAAACGATTCTATGACTTCATCCTATCTATTCCCAGATTCTGACGGTGATGGAATTGATGATAGATGGGATCAATGTTTAAACGAACCTGAAAACTATAATGATTATCTAGATAAAGATGGCTGTCCAGATGTACCTGGAATTTCACAATCTGCATTACCTGATTCTGATTATGACGGTATAGCAGATCATTTAGATCAGTGTCCAATGATTGCTGAAAGATATAATGGCTTCCAAGATGAAGATGGCTGTCCCGATAGTATTGATTATCAAGCAATAGGTGATGGTGATGCCGACGGTATCTATGATGATGTAGATCAATGCCCTCTTGATAAAGAAACTTACAACAAATTCCAAGATGATGATGGCTGTCCAGACTCAGTTGCAGATAATTTAACCACTCATGATTCTGACGGTGATGGAATTGTTGATAACCTTGACTTGTGTCCAAATCGTCCTGAAACATTCAATAGCATTGATGATAAAGACGGTTGTCCTGATAATGATCTTGGTATAAGAGATGCTGATAGAGATGGAATTTCTGATAATTTAGATTCATGTCCTATAAATCCTGAAACTTACAACAAATTCCAAGATGAAGATGGCTGCCCTGACACTGCAGATACACTCACTACACAATACCAATTCCCAGATTCTGACGGTGATGGAATTGAAGATAGATGGGACTCATGCATTAATGAGCCTGAAAACTATAATGATTATCTAGATAAAGATGGCTGTCCAGATGTACCTGGTGCACAATCAACTGCTCCTACATATACTGATTTAGATAATGATGGTTATCCAGATGTAATTGATTCATGTCCAATAAATCCTGAAACATGGAATAAATACAATGATCATGACGGTTGCCCTGATACTGCTCCAGAACAGCAAAGATTTGTACATGACGATGATCTAGATGGCATCATTAATGATGAAGATCTCTGTCCATTTGATCCTGAAGACTATGATGGAGATAGAGATAATGATGGTTGCCCTGATTACTGATGTTAATTATTTGAAATACTAAATATATTCAGATTATAAAATTAAATTATGCTTCCAAATTTTTCAAGTAGAGCATTTTTAGCTCCTATGGCTGGAGTCAGTGATCCTGCACTTCGACTACAATGTAAAAACATGGGAGCTGGTCTTGTTGTTACAGAATTTACCAATATCCATAGTATTGTAGCTAAAGAAAACCAACTTAAAGAAAACATGCAAACAATACGAGAATTCATTGAATATTCAGAACAAGAACGCCCACTATCTGTTCAGCTGTTCGGTTCTGATCTTATTGCATTAGAAAAAGCTGCAAAAATTGTAGAACCTTATTTTGATATGATTGATTACAATATGGGTTGTCCTGCACCTCATATTACTAAACAAATGGCTGGAGGAGCTCTTTTACAAGAAGTTAATCTAACTCAGCAAATATTTCGCACACTTGTAAATGCCGTAAAAAAACCTGTAACTCTCAAAATTCGTTCCGGTGTGACAAATGCCAGTAGATTTCTTTTTAGAGATATTGCTGAAATTGCTGAAGATGAGGGAATTCAAATGATTACTCTTCATCCAAGAACTGTAAGTCAAGGTTATTCTGGAAATGCAGATTGGGCAATGATTAAAGAACTAAAAGAAATTTCCAACCTGCCTATTGTTGGAAATGGGGATATCACTACTCCTGAAGATGCTAAAGCTATGATTGATGAGACTGGTTGTGATTATGTCATGATTGGTCGTGGTGCAATGGGAAACCCATTTTTATTCGAGCAAATTAATGATTATCTAAAAACTAATTCCTATAGCGAATATTCTTTTAAAGATCGATTGGATTCTTTTTTTGATTATTTACACATTACAAGTAGGTATAAAATCAAATTTGCAAATATTAAGAGTCAGGCTATACGATTTACAAGAGGTATGTATTGTGGTTCTAAACTTCGTTCAAAAATTACCACTTCAAAAAATATTGAGGAACTAAAGAAAATTATGAATGATGCATATAACAAATAGAAATTTATTAAATTATTTTAAATCACTTTACATCTATTAATAATAGTACCAAAATTTGTACTAAATTTTTGAAAAAATTTGATTATTCTTATATATTTCAAAATATAGTTCAAAGTATGAACTTAGGATTTGATTTCTAATGGCAACAGCTTATGTTCTCATAAACTGTGAACTTGGTTCTGAAGATGCAGTAATCTCAGAATTAAAATCCATTAACGGAGTTGTTGAAGTACATGGTACATTTGGTGCATATGATATCTTAGCTAAAGTTGAATCCAATCTGGTAGAAGCATTGCGTGAAACCATCACTTGGAAGATTAGAAAAATCCCAAAAATTAGATCAACTTTGACATTGATGGGAATTGAAGGTCAACAATAATCTTCAACATACCTTGCTTTTATACTCAAATTGTAATATGTTACCATCCCTTCAAAAACACGGTCCTCCAAAGGGACACCTAACTGAGAGGGGTAGCAACCTCTCAGTAGTTAATTCCAAATCAAATTCACATGTAACTATTTTTAATTTAATAAAAGAAAATGATTAGAGAGCATCATTACCTCTCTTTTTTGATGCAATGTTGATGGTATCATCAACTGATGATATCACTATGATGCCATCTCCTGGGTTTCCAGTAAATGCTGCATTTGTAATTGCGGTGGTTATTTTGTCCACATCCAAGTCATTCACAATTGTACTAATCGTTGCAACTTTGTTGAATTCAGCAATAAAAGTACCTGTTCCTCTACCTGCCCTTATGGTTTGTCTTTGTCCAGAACCTCTTCCATTACCTTCAAGAATGGTAAATCCGCCAACTATTCCTTTTATTGCTTCTGATACTGCACCAGTTTTATCAATATGTACAGTTGCCTCAATTCGTTTCATTTCAATTCTTCTTTTATCATTGTTTAAAAAAGATTATATGTTTTTATTCAAATTTTATGATACTATAAGGTAATTGGTTATATTATAATCCTCTGACCTTTTTAGTACTAAATTAAATCAAAATTATGAAAAGTGATGAAAAACGATCTCATAGATTAAACTATCTTTTAAAATATTATTTGACAAATCCTAAAGAATATGATCTATATCTAAGAGCCAAACAAATGGGAGTGACTGACTCAACTGCTAAGGATTACATTAGAACAGTAATTATTCAAGCCCAGAAGATTTATTCAAAATAGTTTTAACCTATTCAAAAATTTACCTTTTTCTATTCTTAAGAAATCCTAAGAATCTAAAACAAGGAATTCATAAATAATCAATATATGAGAAAATACACATGGATGATCCATTACTAGATGATGTAAAAGCTCTTTTAGATAAAGACTTTGGAGATGATCGTATTCTAAAGCAAATTTGTAGAGCTTGTGAAAATAACGAAGTCATTAGTAATTATGAAAGAAACTATGTTAGAAAATTAGCAGAAAAATATCTGGGAAAAAAACCCAAAATTACTTCCACTCCATCTGCTGAAGAAAAAAATGTGGTTACAGATGTTATGATGTCACAACCAACACATATTCAAAAAATCCAACCACCTCAAAGAAAACCAGTAAAAATTCCATCTAGATCAAAAAATACAAAAATGATTATTGGGATTGGTACTGTTGCTTTGGCAATTATCATTGTAGTTGGTGTGTCATTTAGTGAAATGTCAGATGGACTTTCAAAAATAGATCCTAAAAATAATTCTATTCCTGTTTCATTATCTATTCAAACTGATTTGCCATCATACAATAAAAAAGATCTGATATCCATAAGTGGTGTATCTAATACTTCTGGAAATGTAAATCTCTCTATTGTAAATCAAAATAATGAACTTGTATGGACAGAACAGGTATCATTAAAAAATAAAGGATCTTATTCGACTATATGTATTGCTGGTGGACCAGGCTGGGAAAGTTCTGGAACTTATACCATCAAAGTAGATAATGGAGTGGAAACAAAATCAAGCACATTTTCATTTATTGCATAGTTTATTCAAATTCTTTCCAATGAGAATCAATTAAATCTCTTAATTTCTCAACACTAATTTCTTCCATATGTTCACGATAAACAATGAATTTATTTTGTCTTCCAGATCCTTCATCATAAATATTAGATGTGTTTTTTGGGATTGCATTATTTTTCCACTGATCCATTCCAAAAATCCATACTGTTGCATCCGGATTTGAAAATTCAATGTCATCACAACCTATAACATAAAGATAACATTTTGTTACACGATTTAATTTTTCATGCAATTTTTCATAGGCTATCATTTGACCCTTTGCAATATTGATCTTATCATTATGGAATCCTTTGAATTCTAGAATGACAAAACTTCCTTTGTGCTCAATTAGCCAATCTATATCCGTACCACCTGAGGCTATCATTCCATGAACAATTAAATCTCCTAATACCTCTCTCCCGCGACTAAATTCCTGTTCATCAAAAATTTGGTATTTTGCTTTTGGACTCTTGCGAATTATTTGTCTGGATGTTTCTTTAGAATTAACTAGATTCTCTTTTTCATATAATGTATCAATCAAATCGTTAGTTTCATCAGTCATAATCTTTTTTTAACTTTAAAACTCGATGATAAGAGAGTTTGTACAGTTAGGTGATTTCCTTGATCTATCTACAGAAAAATTCTTGTCCTGTTCCTTTGTATAAAATAAAATATTCATCTTGATTCTTCCTATCTTTTTTAGCGTTCAATGCATCTTGATACATTTCGAAATGCTCAATTAAATACAATTGATTTCCTGGTTCTCCAAAATAATCTATTCCTACTAAATTAAATCCAATTTCAGGAGTTAATTTGATCTTTTCACGCTCAAAAATATCTTCAGTCAATTTCTAAAATAAAAAATCACTGATCATAAATCATTAAATCCTTTTCTTCTAATAATGCATGTAAATTATGAACCGAACGATATACATCCGATTCTTTTTTAGCACCTGTACATACTAATTTTCCTGAGGCAAATAACAAAATTACAGTTTTTGGATCAAGCATTCTGTGAATTAGTCCAGGAAACTGTTCTGGTTCATACATACTTCGTGGCAAGGTTCTTGCTGCTTTTTCCAGGTGAATTTTTCCACCCAAATTAATGGCTGCAACAATATTTTGAACTGTGATCACTGCATCTTTTTTTATTTTGATTTTTCCCTTTCTTAGTTTTTGAACAACTGTGTTTACAGCTTTAATGGACATCTCTTCTGATTTAGCACCAGTACATACCATCTTCCCTGTTCTAAAAATTAATGTTGCTGTTCTTGGATTTGCTAATCTAAAAACTAGTCCAGGAAATTGTTCTGGATGATATTCTGTATCGGGAAATTTTTCTGTAATTTCAATAAGATCAATTTTTTGATCAACTGATGCAGATGCAACTACGTTCTCAACACTAACAATAGGCTTTGTTTGAGGCATAACGAGGGACTTTAAATAGCCCCTTTATATATACTAGTCAAATTTTTTTCAAAAATATGCCAAACGCTAATGATGTCCTATCAATTGATAGCTATGCTCTTTATCCATGATATCTGTAATAATGTCTCTATTTTTTATTTTAGGTATTTTGAAATCAAATAATCCTAATTGACCCTTCTGTGGAACTGGAATTCTAAATGATTTAGGGTTTCTTAACATGAATCCATAAGTCTTATTTTGAAATTTTTTTGATGACAAATGAAATTTTTTATCTAATTTTATTTCTTTTAATGAATTGTATTTTTTTATATCGTAAATCTCTGCTTTACCAATAATTGCACCTGTAACAAATTTTTTATCCATTTTTAATCTAATACAATCATCTCTTCTTATTTTTAATGGAGAATGAATTAAAAACTCTCCTCTAAAATTTGTACTCCAATTTCGTAATTCAATGGTTTTCTCACCTGAAATAATTAAATCTGCAAATGGCTGAGCCACAGAAAGGCATTTCAAGATTTTATTCAGTTGCTACCTTAATTAATTCACCAGGGTTTTTACCTCGTCCTTCCGGTAAATTTGTAATTCCGCCATTCAAACTTTGCGTAATTATTCCCTTACTGGCTAAAACTTGTGCAGTCATTAACGAAGTATTCCCAGCCATACATACTAGTAATGATTTTCCTTTTGTTCCTTCTAATTCTTTTTTAAACTCATTTGGAATTTGTTGAGTTTGTAATAATTGCTCTATAGTTTTTGCTTTAGGTACGGAAATTTTTGATTTATCAATACCCAATGATTTTGCTATTAATTCAATTCCTTTCTCACGTGGTGTATATTGTGTATGAACCCAAATAATTCGATCATAGTCTTTTGCTATTAATGCTGCATCATCTATAGAAATATTCATTGATAGTTTATTTTCTCCTATTTGCTCAAAATTCTTTTTGTATTTTTCAATTCCATCTGCCACTATTACGACCACTTTTTTATTATTTCCTGAACTGAACATTTGAATTGTTGAATACAATGCTAGCGCTGTACTCTCTCCTATATTATGACCTTTATCTACAAAAAACTTGAGAAGAAACTTTGCTTTTTCAAAATCTACTTCATGTTCTGCAGCGTATAGGTCAGGGTTATATAATTTCAATCCCAAAGCTTTGCTTTTAGTTCTAATTCCTGCAACATCTTGACCAGGAATAGGAAATACTACATGAATTGATTTTTTATCATATTTTTCAGTCATATACTGACTCAAACCTCCAGAAGTTCCCCCTGTACCAAATGAACAAATAATATGATAGTCCTTTAATGAATCACCCTTCTCATACAGCTGTTGATCAATTTCAGGAGCCGTAATAGTTCTATGAACATCCGTGTTCAATTCATTATCATACTGTTTTGGGCAAAATAAATCATAAATTTTTGCAAGAAACCTTGCCAAATTTATGATGTCCTGTTTTGCTAGCAATGCTTCTATCTCTTGAATATTTTTGTCAAAAATTTCAGGATTAAATCCAAGATCTGACAATTGAGATCTAACATTTCCTGCAGTTGCTTTTGCAGCTAACTCATTTGCTTTATTCTCCATTCCTGGTGCTGGACAAATATCCATATCTAAATCCATAATTCGAATATTTTCATTTCTTAATTCTTTAAAGACTCCTTCTTGTAATTTTCTTGAAACAAGTACAACCACATTAATTCCAAGTTTTGATAATTGTCCTAATGCTATTCCAAAATTTCCTGAGGTAGCTTCAATTACTGTCTGATCTCTTCTCAACTTTCCAGAAAGTATTGCGTTATGAATTATATGACTTGCTGCTCTGACTTTGATTGAGCCACTTAGTAATGTAGAATCAAACTTACCATAAACTTTCAAATCTTTATCATCCAGATCTAATTTATAAATGGTTTTAGCACATTCTATCAAATCTTCAGTAAGATCAACTAATGGAGTAGGATTGATAATCTTTGCATCTTCTAAGTGAGGTACATTACACCATATTTCATCCTCAAATCTTTTTAGTAAAATACTATCGATTTCTTTTCCTTCAATCTCACTCATTCTTTTTCCTCTGAATTAACATTTTTTTCAAGCTCATATAAAATATCTGTTACATTTTATATCAATTATTTTATTGATAACTAATTTTTATGCACCTAGAATACTAATTACTTTACTGGGAATATCATTTAATCTGCTTACAGCCATAGTTTTCTCATATCCTAAATATCTTAAATTATTTGCAATAGTTGTAGCTCTTACTGTGTTTTGACCAAGACCTAACGCTACCATCCTAATTCCTAATCCTTTGAATATTTTGGTTATATTTCTAACAGCATCAGAATCTGATGGTTCACCATCAGTTAATGTCAGAAAAATATCTGGTCTTTTTGCTTGTAAAAT comes from the Nitrosopumilus sp. genome and includes:
- a CDS encoding pyridoxal-phosphate dependent enzyme, which translates into the protein MSEIEGKEIDSILLKRFEDEIWCNVPHLEDAKIINPTPLVDLTEDLIECAKTIYKLDLDDKDLKVYGKFDSTLLSGSIKVRAASHIIHNAILSGKLRRDQTVIEATSGNFGIALGQLSKLGINVVVLVSRKLQEGVFKELRNENIRIMDLDMDICPAPGMENKANELAAKATAGNVRSQLSDLGFNPEIFDKNIQEIEALLAKQDIINLARFLAKIYDLFCPKQYDNELNTDVHRTITAPEIDQQLYEKGDSLKDYHIICSFGTGGTSGGLSQYMTEKYDKKSIHVVFPIPGQDVAGIRTKSKALGLKLYNPDLYAAEHEVDFEKAKFLLKFFVDKGHNIGESTALALYSTIQMFSSGNNKKVVVIVADGIEKYKKNFEQIGENKLSMNISIDDAALIAKDYDRIIWVHTQYTPREKGIELIAKSLGIDKSKISVPKAKTIEQLLQTQQIPNEFKKELEGTKGKSLLVCMAGNTSLMTAQVLASKGIITQSLNGGITNLPEGRGKNPGELIKVATE
- a CDS encoding ASCH domain-containing protein, translated to MKCLSVAQPFADLIISGEKTIELRNWSTNFRGEFLIHSPLKIRRDDCIRLKMDKKFVTGAIIGKAEIYDIKKYNSLKEIKLDKKFHLSSKKFQNKTYGFMLRNPKSFRIPVPQKGQLGLFDFKIPKIKNRDIITDIMDKEHSYQLIGHH
- the dusB gene encoding tRNA dihydrouridine synthase DusB, translating into MLPNFSSRAFLAPMAGVSDPALRLQCKNMGAGLVVTEFTNIHSIVAKENQLKENMQTIREFIEYSEQERPLSVQLFGSDLIALEKAAKIVEPYFDMIDYNMGCPAPHITKQMAGGALLQEVNLTQQIFRTLVNAVKKPVTLKIRSGVTNASRFLFRDIAEIAEDEGIQMITLHPRTVSQGYSGNADWAMIKELKEISNLPIVGNGDITTPEDAKAMIDETGCDYVMIGRGAMGNPFLFEQINDYLKTNSYSEYSFKDRLDSFFDYLHITSRYKIKFANIKSQAIRFTRGMYCGSKLRSKITTSKNIEELKKIMNDAYNK
- a CDS encoding thrombospondin type 3 repeat-containing protein; the protein is MKKQYLLGFLILLTTTIGMFPSGVYANEAIDSDGDGVPNNLDYCPHLLEDYDPQYGNNIDGCPADFVPWYDADYDGIQDHIDNCPTVKETYNRFQDEDGCPDTLPGTKVGGSPDSDGDGYPDYMDLCPNRPETFNGIDDKDGCPDDASSLKDTDRDGISDNLDACPLESETYNFYLDQDGCPDNVDTLTTQYQFPDSDGDGIDDRWDQCLNEPENYNDYLDKDGCPDVPGISQSALPDSDYDLIPDIYDACPFERENYNKFQDSDGCPDEIELSVSGDSDGDGIPNSVDQCPYSKETYNKFQDDDGCPDTLPGTKVGGSPDSDGDGIVDNLDRCPNQPETYNGFLDSDGCPDNSDSILDSDNDGILNINDACILEPETYNFFQDSDGCPDSNDSMTSSYLFPDSDGDGIDDRWDQCLNEPENYNDYLDKDGCPDVPGISQSALPDSDYDLIPDIYDACPFERENYNKFQDSDGCPDEIELSVSGDSDGDGIPNSVDQCPYSKETYNKFQDDDGCPDTLPGTKVGGSPDSDGDGIVDNLDRCPNQPETYNGFLDSDGCPDNSDSILDSDNDGILNINDACILEPETYNFFQDSDGCPDSNDSMTSSYLFPDSDGDGIDDRWDQCLNEPENYNDYLDKDGCPDVPGISQSALPDSDYDGIADHLDQCPMIAERYNGFQDEDGCPDSIDYQAIGDGDADGIYDDVDQCPLDKETYNKFQDDDGCPDSVADNLTTHDSDGDGIVDNLDLCPNRPETFNSIDDKDGCPDNDLGIRDADRDGISDNLDSCPINPETYNKFQDEDGCPDTADTLTTQYQFPDSDGDGIEDRWDSCINEPENYNDYLDKDGCPDVPGAQSTAPTYTDLDNDGYPDVIDSCPINPETWNKYNDHDGCPDTAPEQQRFVHDDDLDGIINDEDLCPFDPEDYDGDRDNDGCPDY
- a CDS encoding P-II family nitrogen regulator, translating into MKRIEATVHIDKTGAVSEAIKGIVGGFTILEGNGRGSGQRQTIRAGRGTGTFIAEFNKVATISTIVNDLDVDKITTAITNAAFTGNPGDGIIVISSVDDTINIASKKRGNDAL
- a CDS encoding Lrp/AsnC ligand binding domain-containing protein, which translates into the protein MATAYVLINCELGSEDAVISELKSINGVVEVHGTFGAYDILAKVESNLVEALRETITWKIRKIPKIRSTLTLMGIEGQQ
- a CDS encoding TATA-box-binding protein; translation: MPQTKPIVSVENVVASASVDQKIDLIEITEKFPDTEYHPEQFPGLVFRLANPRTATLIFRTGKMVCTGAKSEEMSIKAVNTVVQKLRKGKIKIKKDAVITVQNIVAAINLGGKIHLEKAARTLPRSMYEPEQFPGLIHRMLDPKTVILLFASGKLVCTGAKKESDVYRSVHNLHALLEEKDLMIYDQ
- a CDS encoding thrombospondin type 3 repeat-containing protein, which gives rise to MKKQYLLGFLILLTTTIGMFPSGVYANEAIDSDGDGVPNNLDQCPHLLEDYDPQYGNNIDGCPADFVPWYDEDYDGIQDHIDNCPTLKETYNRFQDEDGCPDTLPGTKVGGSPDSDGDGINDYKDHCPNQPETFNGILDLDGCPDNYILKTDRDQDGIPDAIDACPTAKETWNKFQDDDGCPDIISKSFVVDSDNDGILNIHDTCILELETYNFFQDDDGCPDVNNIQPDSDGDGIPDVIDMCPTQNETWNKYFDTDGCPDTLPVGNVIIDSDGDGINDNVDLCINEKETWNKYLDNDGCPDIAPEQSRYKHDADLDGIINQNDLCPFDPEDYDGDRDTDGCPDQ